In a genomic window of Myotis daubentonii chromosome X, mMyoDau2.1, whole genome shotgun sequence:
- the LOC132225222 gene encoding protein CEBPZOS-like: MAQILETLAKKIFKGVLVAELWAFFLAYILLNKKNASQVYYKSIKYSRMYGVRQQDQEK, translated from the coding sequence ATGGCCCAAATTCTGGAAACACTGGCAAAGAAGATCTTTAAAGGAGTTTTAGTAGCTGAATTGTGGGCATTTTTTTTagcatatattttgttaaataagaAGAACGCAAGTCAGGTTTATTACAAATCCATCAAATATTCTAGAATGTATGGAGTCAGACAGCAAGATCAAGAAAAATGA